In a genomic window of Microterricola viridarii:
- a CDS encoding DUF427 domain-containing protein, protein MSAARAVPRSSRPRPITPKTGQESVWDYPRPPRVEHRLEQVTVRLGGRVIVETTDAVRVLETSHPPVYYLPIAAFPVGALVAAEGTSLCEFKGQAHYFDVVAGGARARRAGWTYPHPRRGFEALSDRVALYPGAMDSCEVDGERVLAQAGGFYGGWITSRIVGPFKGGPGTIGW, encoded by the coding sequence ATGAGTGCTGCACGCGCCGTTCCCCGATCCAGCCGGCCCCGGCCGATCACACCGAAGACGGGGCAGGAATCGGTGTGGGACTACCCGCGGCCGCCGCGGGTCGAACACCGACTCGAGCAGGTCACCGTGCGGCTCGGCGGTCGGGTGATCGTTGAAACCACCGACGCCGTGCGGGTGCTGGAGACGAGTCATCCGCCGGTCTACTACCTGCCGATCGCCGCGTTCCCCGTCGGCGCGCTCGTTGCAGCGGAAGGCACCAGCCTCTGCGAGTTCAAGGGACAGGCGCACTACTTCGACGTCGTCGCCGGGGGAGCGCGTGCGCGCCGGGCCGGGTGGACCTACCCGCACCCCCGCCGCGGCTTCGAGGCGCTGAGCGACCGCGTCGCTCTCTACCCGGGCGCGATGGACTCGTGCGAGGTCGACGGTGAGCGAGTGCTCGCCCAGGCCGGCGGATTCTACGGCGGCTGGATCACCTCCCGGATCGTCGGCCCGTTCAAGGGCGGACCGGGCACGATCGGCTGGTGA